The region ACAGCGAGAGCAGATCGACTGGAAGATTCTGCACGTCTATCGGCAATCGTCCGGCTACTTGAACCGCATCGGTGTGAAATAAAACGCCATGATCGCGAGTGATTTGACTGAGTTCTTCAATGGGCTGTAGAGTTCCAACTTCGCTTTGTCCGTAAATGATAGAGACAAGAACCGTGTTGGCCTGAAGCACAGAGCGCAGATCGGCGGGGTTGACTTGTCCTCGCGTATTGACCGGGAGTCGCGTGATCTGCCAGCCCCATTCTTCGAGCATCCGGACGGGTTCGGCGATCGCCGAATGTTCGACACTGGAAATCACCATGTGCTGAGGCGCTTTGAATCGGCGTGAGATGCCCATGATGGCGAGGTTGTTGGCTTCAGTGCCGCCAGAGGTGAACACGATAGAGTCGGTCTTGGCATTGATGAGAGCGGCAACCTGCATCCGAGCCTGCTCAACTACCGTGGCGGAACGGTTGCCCCAGAGGTGCAGGCTAGAGGGATTGCCCCATTCCTGCAAAAGCACCTGTTGCATCCGGGCGATCGCTAACGGATGGGTCGGGGTTGTTGCACTGTAATCAAGATAGATTTGCATCGCTTAAACCCCCCAAACCGTCCATCGTCTATCTCTTAGGATACCGATATTCGGCAAGTCTCGGAGGACTCTCCGCAGGAGGTGGGGGATAATCTTTACTATTGCTGTTGCAAGATGTAGCAAATCGGCAAACCCTAGTTCCAATGATCTCAGAGTGGCAAAAGATCGGCTCAGGGTCTTGCCTTGTTGGACTCTACGCGATCGCCGCCCGTTCAACCATAACCAGTTCCAACCATGCTCAATTTTTGGAAAAAATGTCGTGGAGTTCTGCTTGTAAGCCTGGGCTACATGCTGTCGCCCCTGTCGTGGTGGAACGATCTCGTGTTCAACCTCCCGATTGCGCTTGTGTTTGGCTATGGGGTGTCTTGGGTTAACGCAGATTGGTTTTTAGGTGCAACCATTGTCGGCTACTGGCTTTCGAATGTGATTGGCATTGTGATAATGCAATTTGGCGCGATGGACGTATTCTTGACCGATGGGGAACGAAATGTTCAACGAGATTTGTGGATGGGGTTGGGGGGGCTACCTTGTACACCGTTGGGATTTTCGCGTTGGTCTATTTCAAAATTCTCCAAATCCCCGATTTCTTGCTAAATCTGCGCTTTTAGCGGGTTTGGAAATTGGTAGAGATTGGATGTTAGAACATGGTCCAAACTGGGAATACCTATAGGAAAGTGGGGGCGATCGCCCTCAAATTTTGTAATGGCTTTTTCCTCCATCGTCAATTATTTCTAGGTGAACTGTGCAGTTACTCAAATCAAAATGGCTCCGCTTTGTTGGCTTGTTGATCTTGGGCGGGCTGATCTTCTGGGGACTGTCCCTGGGGAATACGAAAACGCCTGCTTTCGTCGCGCTCCTTGAACCCTTACCCCAAGATCCCCAAATTCAGGTCTATTTCAACTACGCCCAATCTTCTCGCTACATCAACCCCTACACACAGCAGGAACGATTGGGCGACAACTTAGAACAAATTCTGCTGAATGGGATTGCCAGTGCCCAAAGCTCGATTGACATGGCTGTTCAAGAACTGCGGCTTCCGGCGATCGCCCATGCCTTAGCGGAAAAACAGGCGGCGGGTGTGAAGGTGCGCGTCATTTTGGAAAATTCCTACAGCCAGCCCTGGAGTCAGCTAACGGTCAATCAGCTCAATGACCTGGATGAGCGAGAACGGAGGAAGTATGCGGAACTAGTGGCGATCGCGGATACCAATGGAGACAGCCAAATTTCTGCCCAGGAAGCCGCCACATCCGATGCCCTGGTGATTCTCCAAAACGCCAGAATTCCGGTGATTGACGATACCGCTGATGGTTCCAAGGGCAGTGGTTTAATGCATCACAAATTTCTGATCATTGACCAAACGCAGGTGATTACGGGATCGGCGAACTTTACCACCAGCGGTATTCATGGCGATGTTCTCCGAGAGGACAGCTTGGGCAATGTCAATCACCTTGTCCAAATCGAAAGTCCAGCCGTAGCGGCATTGTTTACCCAAGAGTTCAATACCATGTGGGGACAGGTCGGCAACCACGCTGCCACCAGCAAATTCGGCCTCCAAAAGCCCTACCGTCCGGCTCAAACGGTGCGCCTCACGCCCACCTCTACTGTCACCGTTCAGTTTTCGCCCACCAGCACATCCCAACCGTGGGAGCAAACCGGGAACGGACTGATCAGCCGTGCGCTGAAGACTGCCAAAACATCCACCGATCTTGCGCTCTTTGTCTTTTCCGATCAAAAGCTGGTGGATACGATGAAACCTTTAGCACAAAAAGGTGTTCAGGTGCGGGCGTTAGTGGATTCTGGCTTTATCTACCGGGATTACAGCGAAGCGCTAGACCTGATGGGGGTTGCCCTTCCCAGGGATAGCTGTGAATACGAAGACGGCAACGCTCCCTGGAACCCAGGGCTAGAAACCGTCGGTGTGCCGCAACTGGTGGAGGGGGATGTGCTTCACCACAAGTTCGGTGTCGTCGATCAACGACTGGTGATTACGGGATCGCAAAACTGGAGCGATGCCGCCAATGCAACGAACGATGAAACCGTCTTGGTCATCGATAACCCCACCGTTGCCGCCCACTTCCATCGAGAGTTTGAGCGGCTGTATAGTTCCGCTACACTGGGTGTTCCGGATTGGCTGCAGGATAAGGTGAACGATACCACCGCTCAGTGTTTGAAGTGAGGGGCGATCGCCCCCCTCGCTCTACGCAGCTACTTTTTCCTCCTGGGGTTTGGATGCTTCCAATTCAGCAAGCTGAGCCTCAATTTGGGCTTTCACAATGTCGCGGTATTCTAAGAAATGCTCGTTGTGGGCGCACACCGCCAGGTACTGCTCCGCCACGGCAGGATTCTTGATCAAAATATGGAATAGGTGATGCCAAAAGAGCCATCGCGTTTTGCGGACTACTCCCTGTCGCCAGCACACCAGCAGCAAAGCCCGCACAATCACCCATTCCGGCATCTGGAACTTTGGCTTCACTCGTGGCGCACCCAGCTTTAGGAAATAGCGATAAACCCGATTGAGATATTGCGTCGGTTCGTAGAGTTGACGGAACGCATCGACGTACTCACGGGCGATGTCTTCAACCGGACGGGTGGGTACAAAATTCATCAGCGTGGTTTGGTTGATGTTGCCGTCTTTTTCGCGGAGGCGGCCTTCTTTTTCGAGGCGATGCCAGAGAGCCGTATTCGGCAATGCTTGGAGCATAGCAAACGTGGTAGTGGGAATGCCTGTAATTTCTGCAAAGTCCACAATTCGCTGTCCAGCTCCGGGTTTTTCGCCATCGAACCCGACGATGAACCCAGCAATCACGCGCAAGCCCGATCGCGTCACTTTGTCGATGGAGTCCAACAGGGGCGATCGCGTATTTTGGAACTTTTTGGTGAGCTGGAGGCTATCGGTGTCGGGGGTTTCAATGCCCATGAAGACTGCGGCGAAGTTGCATTCCAGCATCAGATCGATCATCTCGTCATCGTCCGCCAAATCGAGGGACGCTTCCGTATCAAACCGGAAGGGATAACCCCGCTCCGCTTGCCAATCTTTTAGGTCTTTCAACGATAGTTTTACGTTGCGCTTATTGCCGATGAAGTTGTCGTCCACCATGAATACGCCGCCACGCCAGCCCAAGTCGTAAAGATACTGCAACTCAGCAAGGAGTTGGGCTGGAGTTTTGGTGCGCGGTTTGCGTCCGTAGAGCACGATAATGTCGCAGAATTCGCACTGAAATGGACACCCCCGCGAAAACTGCACCGACATTGAATCATAGGCTTTCATCTCCAGCAATTCGTAGCGCGGGATTGGGGTTGTGGTGACATCCGGCTTTTCCCCATTAGAACTGAAGCGACCGCTGGTGTCGCCGCTTTCAATCGCTTCTACAAACATCGGAAGGGTAATTTCGCCTTCGTCCAGGATCAGGAAATCAACCCCGGCTGCTTCCATCTCCTGCGGCATTGAGGAGGGATAGGGGCCACCGACGGCTACGGGTTTGCCTCGCCGCTTGGCTTCTTGAATCTGATCTAACATATCCGCTTTCTGGACAATCATGGCAGAGATAATCACCACATCTGCCCATTCCCATTCTGCGTCTGTGACCTCGCGAATGTTGCGATCAACGAGCTTAAATTCCCACGTCTGCGGCAGGATTGCGGCAACGGTAATCAATCCCAAGGGAGGTAGTAAAACCTTGCGGTTAACAAGCTCTAGAATTTTTTCGTAGGACCAAAAGGTTTTCGGAAAAAGAGGATATACTAGCAGCGCTTTCATGGGATGTACGGTTGAAGGTTTGCTGTGCAGTCTAGCCCATTCTAAAGTTTTCCTGTTAATGATTGTGTCAGTTTGTGGAGAATTGAAACCGCTTTAACCCATCGAGGGATACCTCAAGGCATTGGAAACGCTTCTTCTACAGACAGGCCAATTTCTTGCCCGTAGGAGAGGTCTAAGGTGTGTCCGTCAGGATCGCGTAAGAAAGCCCAGTAGCCAACGGGATAGTCGGAATCCGTTGGCCCTTGAATCAAAATTCCTTCCGTTCGAGCGCGATCGCACAAATCATTCATCGCCTCACGACTTTCACACCCAACACCAAGGTGGGCAAAGGGAATCAGAACCGGATCGACGGGATTGCTCTCGATGAGCACAATTACAAAGGGGGGAGTCCGGTCTGAGAGCCAAACAACTGTCTTGCCTGTTGTTGAGTCGATGCGCTGATGCACCACCTGCATAGCGGCATAGGTACTGTAAAACGCGATACTGCGTTGGGTGTCTTGAACAGGCAAGGCAATATGGGTCAGGCCAACGTCAACCATAGGGACTACAGGGTGGGCTGGGGTACACCTTCTGGATTGGGAGGTTCGAAAGCGACAGCAAAGCGGTCATGGGGACGCATTTGTTGCAGGATTCGTAGACGCCCCTCTGCTTCGGCCAAATTGCGGAATCGGGCGATCGTGACAGGTTGACTATCCGGCAAACAGCGAACCACGACCCAAGGATTGAGCCGTTCTTTGTAATAACTCATCAAAATGTCTCCACTCTTCTATAACGTTGTGAATTTCTCGTTGTATTGCTGCGATCGCCCTTTGTTGGCGCAATACCAATACCAACAGCAGGGCAGCAAAATTAAGTCAGCCTTACCTGAGAAGTAAGTAGTTAACCTATTGCTGGATGAGACCGAGACGTTCGAAACCAGAACTTTTGAAAACCTATAAACCTTGGCTGGACAGTAGATCTAGTAATTTATCCAAGGCGTATCAGCGCTTGTAGATCTACACTTACTAAACTTTAGGAGAAACTTTAGGAGGCTGTACTATGCTAGCATTCCGCTGATGGTTTTACTGAAAAAAGGCTCACAACCCAACCTGCAATCGCCCAGTAACGCTAGAAAATCCACACCACGCTCGCAAATCGAGGAGCCATGTCCTGAAGTCAGGGTGAGGCGATCGCGGCTTTGAATGCGATAAGCTGAACATGCCGATCTTCTGGACGCGATCGCCATGAATTTACCCACCTGGATCACCGTTTCACGATTGCTGGGTGTTCCCATTCTCCTCTACCTGCTGCACGATCCCACAAATCAAATGCGTTGGATTGCGCTAGCCATCTTTCTCTTGGCCGCAGGTACTGATTGGCTAGATGGCTATCTGGCGCGACGGTTAAATCAGGTGACCGATCTGGGGAAGTTCCTGGATCCTCTAGTCGATAAACTCTTGGTGCTTGCGCCTCTCCTAGCCCTGATCGAGGTGGGACAGGTGCCTGCTTGGGGCGTTTTTCTGATCCTGGCGAGGGAGCTAACCATTGCTGGATGGCGGGTCAACCAAACCAAGATTTCGGGCGCTAATATTTGGGGTAAGTTGAAAACCATTAGCCAAATGCTGGCGATCGCCCTCCTAATTGCGCCTCTTGCACCAAATTGGACACCGATTGTGCTGATCTGTTTCTGGGTGTCGGTTTTGCTCACGTGGGTTTCGGGAGTGATCTACCTCCTTCCCCAACCCTCATCCAGGGCATCAACGCCGTAGCCCGAAAGAGCACAGCCAAGGGAATGGTGTGTACAGAATTAGGTGGATCAGAAGACTACAACGAGCGAACCTTCGCCACCCTACAGGAAACGATGACTCAAGGTTGAGAAACGGCTGATAATTCATCCACAACCTGTACACGCCCACGTCGA is a window of Synechococcales cyanobacterium T60_A2020_003 DNA encoding:
- a CDS encoding cysteine desulfurase, whose product is MQIYLDYSATTPTHPLAIARMQQVLLQEWGNPSSLHLWGNRSATVVEQARMQVAALINAKTDSIVFTSGGTEANNLAIMGISRRFKAPQHMVISSVEHSAIAEPVRMLEEWGWQITRLPVNTRGQVNPADLRSVLQANTVLVSIIYGQSEVGTLQPIEELSQITRDHGVLFHTDAVQVAGRLPIDVQNLPVDLLSLSSHKIYGPQGVGALYVHPGVTLTPLLAGGGQEFGLRSGTQAVANIAGFGVAAELAAQEMETETLRLIQLRDRLYSQLADVPALIPTGDRRHRLPHHVSFCVSPEKGEPISGKTLVRQMNLAGIGISAGSACHSGKLVASPILTAMGYGDRLAKSGIRMTLGKYTTEADIDWVAQVLKQILDRLVYAPSLSRA
- a CDS encoding competence protein ComE gives rise to the protein MQLLKSKWLRFVGLLILGGLIFWGLSLGNTKTPAFVALLEPLPQDPQIQVYFNYAQSSRYINPYTQQERLGDNLEQILLNGIASAQSSIDMAVQELRLPAIAHALAEKQAAGVKVRVILENSYSQPWSQLTVNQLNDLDERERRKYAELVAIADTNGDSQISAQEAATSDALVILQNARIPVIDDTADGSKGSGLMHHKFLIIDQTQVITGSANFTTSGIHGDVLREDSLGNVNHLVQIESPAVAALFTQEFNTMWGQVGNHAATSKFGLQKPYRPAQTVRLTPTSTVTVQFSPTSTSQPWEQTGNGLISRALKTAKTSTDLALFVFSDQKLVDTMKPLAQKGVQVRALVDSGFIYRDYSEALDLMGVALPRDSCEYEDGNAPWNPGLETVGVPQLVEGDVLHHKFGVVDQRLVITGSQNWSDAANATNDETVLVIDNPTVAAHFHREFERLYSSATLGVPDWLQDKVNDTTAQCLK
- a CDS encoding B12-binding domain-containing radical SAM protein is translated as MKALLVYPLFPKTFWSYEKILELVNRKVLLPPLGLITVAAILPQTWEFKLVDRNIREVTDAEWEWADVVIISAMIVQKADMLDQIQEAKRRGKPVAVGGPYPSSMPQEMEAAGVDFLILDEGEITLPMFVEAIESGDTSGRFSSNGEKPDVTTTPIPRYELLEMKAYDSMSVQFSRGCPFQCEFCDIIVLYGRKPRTKTPAQLLAELQYLYDLGWRGGVFMVDDNFIGNKRNVKLSLKDLKDWQAERGYPFRFDTEASLDLADDDEMIDLMLECNFAAVFMGIETPDTDSLQLTKKFQNTRSPLLDSIDKVTRSGLRVIAGFIVGFDGEKPGAGQRIVDFAEITGIPTTTFAMLQALPNTALWHRLEKEGRLREKDGNINQTTLMNFVPTRPVEDIAREYVDAFRQLYEPTQYLNRVYRYFLKLGAPRVKPKFQMPEWVIVRALLLVCWRQGVVRKTRWLFWHHLFHILIKNPAVAEQYLAVCAHNEHFLEYRDIVKAQIEAQLAELEASKPQEEKVAA
- a CDS encoding VOC family protein, translating into MVDVGLTHIALPVQDTQRSIAFYSTYAAMQVVHQRIDSTTGKTVVWLSDRTPPFVIVLIESNPVDPVLIPFAHLGVGCESREAMNDLCDRARTEGILIQGPTDSDYPVGYWAFLRDPDGHTLDLSYGQEIGLSVEEAFPMP
- the pgsA gene encoding CDP-diacylglycerol--glycerol-3-phosphate 3-phosphatidyltransferase — protein: MNLPTWITVSRLLGVPILLYLLHDPTNQMRWIALAIFLLAAGTDWLDGYLARRLNQVTDLGKFLDPLVDKLLVLAPLLALIEVGQVPAWGVFLILARELTIAGWRVNQTKISGANIWGKLKTISQMLAIALLIAPLAPNWTPIVLICFWVSVLLTWVSGVIYLLPQPSSRASTP